The window TCCAGAACTCGTCGACGGCGATGATCGTGCGCTCGCCCGTCAGCAGCTTGTCGATCCGATGGAAGAGGTAAAGCATCACCGGCGCGCGGATTTCGCCATTGTCGAGGAAGTCCGTCATGTCGAAGCCGATGAAGCGGGTATCGAGTGTCATTTCGTCGGCCGCATTGTCGAAGACCCACCCCATCGATCCACGCGCCGTCCACTTTTCCAGGCGCGCGCCGATCCCGCTTGCGTCCGCCATGCCGAGCATGGTGCGCAGAGCATCGAGCGATCGATCTTCACGGGGCAGTCGCATCACTGCGGCGATCCCCTCGTCGATCATCCGCTCCTCCTGAACCGAAATCGGGCGGCTTTCCGTGCGGACGAGCTGGCGCACGAAAAGGGACAGCCAGGCCCGGTCTTCGGCGGTATTTTCCAATGCTTTGAGGGGCGCAAAGCCAGTGGGCGTCCCATTCGCCAAAGCGAGATATGTCCCCCCGGATGCCAGCACGAAAATCTGCGCACCGCGATCCTTGTCGATGAATATCTGCCTCGCGCCGGTCTTTTCTGCCTGCGCCATGAGGAAATTGACGATGACGGTCTTGCCCCCGCCAGAGGGGCCAATGACGAGCGTGTGGCCGAGATCGCGCTTGTGGAAGCTGAAGAAATAGGGACTGCGCGCGCTTGTCTTCATGAGGGCGATGGCATCACCCCAATGATTGCCGATGGCGAGGCCCGCTGGATAGGTGTGGAAGGGAGAGAAGGCGGCGAAATTGAGCGACGTGATCGGAGCCGGTCTGGCACGCCATGCGAAATTGCCGACAAGCTGGCTCCAATACGCAGCCTCCAGCGCAGCTCCCTCGCGCGCGGCCACCATACCGGTATCGGCAAGAGCAGCGCGTGCGATCGACATATTATCGCGTAGGCCCTTGAGGCTGTCGGAATAGACTGCCAGCGTAAAATGATGGTCGCCCAGCACGAAGCGGTTCGACATCAGATCGTCGGCAGCGTCTTCGAGATCGAGCATCTGACTGACGGCACGATCGTCGGCGTTTTCCATCTGCTTCTGGCGCAGCCGGAACCGCTCTGATGCGGCAGCACGGCCCAAGAACGTGAAAGATTGGGTGAGGACGAACCCGAAATCGACGGCGAGCAGCGATTCAAACTGGCGCGGCGTCGTAAAGGCCGGATATTCCCGAATGCCGAAGATGCCGCCAAACGCGCTGCGATCCGCATCGCGGACCTCGACCGTCTCGCCACCGAAGATGACGCGCTGACGGTATAGCGCACTGCCAAGGTGGCCACGAATGATCGGAACCCGGCGATGCCGTCCCGTCATCACCATTTCCGCGACTTCCATAGTCTCGGAGAATTTGAGGCCGTTATGCCCATAGATCGCCAGTCTGCGCGGCGAGCAACGGTCCATCAGCTTTTCGAAATCACGCGCCTTGTCTTCCAGCGCTTCGAGAAGATCGGCGTCGATCGCGTCGGCTTCGGCGTTCGCGCGGGCTTTGCTTTTGAAGAGCTGGACCAGCTTGTCGGCGCCATGGATGGCAGGACGCAGCACGAGCGTCACAAAGAAGCGGTTGATGAACATCCGCTCCTTGTTCATCCGCGCAAAATAAGCAGCATCGAGGTCGCGCGCGAAGCGAGAGCGAAAGTTGCCGCCGGGATATTGTTCAACCCGCGCCCGAACCAGATGCGTCCAGATCGACAGCCGATCATCATGGAGGTTGCGCAGCATGCCGTTGAGCTTGGCGTGCCAGTCGTTGAGATCGCGAACGTCGGCGGTTTCGAAGGCACGTCCTTGTAATTCGAACGTCAGCATGATGGCGCCGGAATCGAGTGCAACCACCTCGTCGGTGACATGGCGCGCATAGGGCAGGAATTTGGTCGGCAGCACTTCCTTGAGCGCC of the Sphingobium sp. WTD-1 genome contains:
- a CDS encoding VirB4 family type IV secretion/conjugal transfer ATPase, with the translated sequence MPKASRLSDQVPLKVALKEVLPTKFLPYARHVTDEVVALDSGAIMLTFELQGRAFETADVRDLNDWHAKLNGMLRNLHDDRLSIWTHLVRARVEQYPGGNFRSRFARDLDAAYFARMNKERMFINRFFVTLVLRPAIHGADKLVQLFKSKARANAEADAIDADLLEALEDKARDFEKLMDRCSPRRLAIYGHNGLKFSETMEVAEMVMTGRHRRVPIIRGHLGSALYRQRVIFGGETVEVRDADRSAFGGIFGIREYPAFTTPRQFESLLAVDFGFVLTQSFTFLGRAAASERFRLRQKQMENADDRAVSQMLDLEDAADDLMSNRFVLGDHHFTLAVYSDSLKGLRDNMSIARAALADTGMVAAREGAALEAAYWSQLVGNFAWRARPAPITSLNFAAFSPFHTYPAGLAIGNHWGDAIALMKTSARSPYFFSFHKRDLGHTLVIGPSGGGKTVIVNFLMAQAEKTGARQIFIDKDRGAQIFVLASGGTYLALANGTPTGFAPLKALENTAEDRAWLSLFVRQLVRTESRPISVQEERMIDEGIAAVMRLPREDRSLDALRTMLGMADASGIGARLEKWTARGSMGWVFDNAADEMTLDTRFIGFDMTDFLDNGEIRAPVMLYLFHRIDKLLTGERTIIAVDEFWKALGDEAFRSFAQDGLKTYRKRNALMVFATQSPADALKSDIAHSILEQVATQVMLPNPKGARRDYVDGFSLTDAEYQLIREELSPESRKFLVKQGHDSVVVELDLTGLDDELAVLSGRAETTSIAIETAAEFGPDPATWLPIFHQRRRPS